Proteins found in one Sorghum bicolor cultivar BTx623 chromosome 1, Sorghum_bicolor_NCBIv3, whole genome shotgun sequence genomic segment:
- the LOC8066991 gene encoding ABC transporter I family member 20 produces the protein MAPTVEISHLSFTYPGIDGRPPPGAPPLIEDVCFSLDAGQRCLLLGSNGAGKTTILKILGGKHMVDPSMVRVLGRSAFHDTALTSSGDLCYLGGEWRRDVAFAGYQVNIQMDISAEKMIFGVAGVDPKRRDELIKILDIDLAWRMHKASDGQRRRVQICMGLLKAFKVLLLDEITVDLDVLARSNLLTYLKKECEERGATIIYATHIFDGLDDWPTHIVYIAHGKLQLALPLEKVKEMSQLSLMRTVESWLRKERDEDRRRRKERKEKGLPEFDMVAEGSRVIGDPAKSAARVVNNGWAAGRLTSTIAGEENFVFSSNSVLRQ, from the exons ATGGCGCCAACGGTTGAGATCAGCCACCTCTCCTTCACCTACCCGGGCATCGACGGCCGCCCGCCACCCGGCGCGCCGCCGCTCATCGAGGACGTCTGCTTCTCCCTCGACGCCGGCCAACGATGCCTCCTCCTCGGCTCCAACGGCGCAG GCAAGACGACGATACTGAAGATACTAGGCGGGAAGCACATGGTGGATCCGAGCATGGTGCGGGTCCTGGGAAGGTCCGCCTTCCACGACACGGCACTCACCTCCTCCGGCGACCTCTGCTATCTCGGCGGTGAG TGGAGACGCGACGTGGCCTTTGCTGGCTACCAGGTGAATATTCAGATGGATATATCGGCAGAGAAGATGATTTTTGGTGTTGCTGGTGTTGATCCCAAGAGGAGAGATGAGCTTATCAAG ATTTTAGACATCGACCTTGCCTGGCGCATGCACAAGGCATCAGATGGTCAGAGGAGACGTGTCCAGATTTGCATGGGACTTCTTAAGGCATTCAAG GTTCTCCTCCTCGATGAGATCACAGTTGACCTTGATGTTCTGGCAAGATCAAATCTGTTAACATATCTTAAAAAGGAATGTGAGGAAAGAGGTGCAACAATCATCTATGCCACACATATTTTTGATGGTCTTGATGATTGGCCAACACACATT GTTTACATTGCTCATGGGAAGCTGCAATTAGCACTGCCTTTGGAAAAGGTGAAAGAAATGAGCCAGTTATCTCTCATG AGAACTGTGGAGAGCTGGTTGAGGAAAGAAAGAGATGAGGACAGGAGGAGGAGAAAGGAGCGAAAGGAGAAAGGCCTCCCAGAATTCGACATGGTTGCCGAGGGTAGTCGGGTTATAGGTGATCCAGCAAAGAGCGCAGCCAGAGTTGTAAACAACGGGTGGGCAGCAGGACGGCTCACCTCGACGATCGCAGGAGAGGAGAATTTTGTTTTCAGCTCGAACAGCGTTCTTAGGCAATGA